A genomic window from Solanum stenotomum isolate F172 chromosome 10, ASM1918654v1, whole genome shotgun sequence includes:
- the LOC125842460 gene encoding protein OVEREXPRESSOR OF CATIONIC PEROXIDASE 3, which translates to MASASTTLGISIRLGCSSNEHLLLGQPRSRTNIALPFHSSSSRLVTFSRRRNNSAITSSNKKKKSSPRKDTEQVDDIDEDAFEALFQLLEEDLKNDELSLDDDDITEEDLAKLERELEEALKDDELLGEIDSIANENIESSMAEDEEAVAEDANEDEDMLVKLKNWQLKKLAYALRKGRRKLNIKNLAADLCLDRAVVLEMLRNPPPNLVLLSAALPDEPVPRMLEPESKPLETVPIEMSDAAKPDAKVETPVHVMQSNWSAQKRLKKVQLETLEQVYRRSKRPTNAMISSIVHVTNVPRKRVLKWFEDRRSEEGVPAHRLPYQPSSISE; encoded by the exons ATGGCGTCTGCTTCCACAACTCTGGGCATTTCCATTAGACTTGGATGTTCCAGCAATGAACATCTCCTTTTGGGTCAGCCCAGAAGTAGAACTAACATTGCCTTGCCATTTCACTCTTCTTCCTCTCGTCTTGTTACTTTCTCTCGCCGTCGAAACAATTCTGCTATCACTTCttccaacaaaaagaaaaag AGTTCACCTAGGAAAGATACGGAGCAAGTTGATGATATAGATGAAGATGCTTTTGAGGCACTCTTTCAGCTGCTGGAAGAAGATCTGAAAAATGATGAGCTATCCttggatgatgatgatataaCTGAGGAGGACCTCGCGAAGCTTGAACGTGAATTGGAGGAAGCACTGAAGGATGATGAACTACTAGGAGAAATTGACTCAATTGCCAATGAGAACATTGAAAGTAGTATGGCTGAAGATGAAGAAGCAGTAGCAGAAGATGCCAATGAAGATGAAGATATGCTAGTGAAATTGAAAAATTGGCAACTTAAGAAACTGGCATATGCCTTGAGAAAGGGACGGCGTAAGTTAAAT ATAAAAAATCTTGCTGCTGACCTATGCCTTGATAGAGCTGTTGTTCTTGAAATGCTTCGCAATCCTCCACCAAATCTTGTGTTGCTGAGTGCTGCCTTACCTGATGAACCTGTCCCCAGAATGTTAGAGCCTGAAAGCAAACCCCTGGAAACTGTTCCCATCGAGATGAGTGATGCTGCGAAGCCAGATGCTAAGGTGGAAACGCCAGTTCATGTGATGCAAAGTAATTGGTCTGCTCAAAAGAGACTAAAGAAAGTCCAATTGGAAACCCTTGAACAAGTTTATAGGCGATCGAAGCGGCCCACT AATGCCATGATTAGCAGCATTGTGCATGTGACAAATGTGCCTCGGAAAAGAGTTCTGAAATGGTTTGAAGACAGACGGTCTGAAGAAGGGGTTCCTGCACATCGACTTCCATACCAGCCATCGTCTATATCTGAATAG